Below is a window of Arabidopsis thaliana chromosome 2, partial sequence DNA.
gggtttttttttttactctgtttcttctttctcaattttGGTTGTTACGTTATGAAATTTGACTCTAATCCTCGAAAACTTCAGtaaatttgaataattttgtTCTTCGTAAACAATCGTGTGGCTTTTCTTGTTGAACAATTCTGTTTCTGTACTTAGGGCTGGGATTAGATCATAAGAATCTGATCAAAGCTGagatttttaagattttgttggTAACCTGAGACGATTTTGGTCTTGATTCACTCGAGAAACtccaaaaaagttttgatttttagtgtTAGATTCAGATAGTGTGTCTAGGGTTGTTGATTGATGAAATAGTGAATAGTGTTTCAGATAACTTTGCAGAGATTCTGAGTCAGGTTTTATGTTTCAGGACTACTAATGGATGAAACAACAGAACGCCCAACTGTTTCgttttcatattcaaattggatatcaaacatcaaaaaatcAACACGAGAAGCTTACGAAGCAAAGCCCTTTTCACATTggattcttttgttcttcagtGGTGCGGCAATGCTCATAGCTTTCCCAGCTTCTAGTCTACTCTCTCGTCTTTACTTCTCCAATGGTGGTAAAAGCAAATGGATCATTTCTTGGGTTGCTGTTGCTGGATGGCCAATCACTTGTCTTATTTTACTTCCTACATATATCTTTCAAAAGATCAAACCAACACCTCTCAATACAAAGCTTGTTCTCTCTTATGTTGTGCTCGGTTTCTTGAGTGCTGCAGACAACCTTATGTATGCTTATGCCTATGCGTACCTCCCTGCTTCGACTTCTTCTCTTCTGGCTTCTTCGTCGCTTGCCTTCTCTGCTTTGTTTGGCTATCTCATTGTTAAAAACCCGCTGAATGCTTCGGTTATCAACTCCATCGTGGTTATAACCGGTGCTATGGCTATAATAGCGCTGGATTCAAGCTCTGATCGGTACAGTTATATAAGCAACAGTCAATACTTTGCAGGTTTCTTTTGGGACATAATGGGATCTGCGCTTCACGGGCTCATTTTCGCGTTATCTGAGCTTCTCTTTGTGAAATTGCTTGGAAGAAGGTCTTTTCACGTTGCTTTGGAGCAGCAAGTCATGGTTTCTCTCACAGCTTTTGCGTTTACCACTATTGGGATGGTTGTGAGCAATGATTTCCAAGGGATGAGTCACGAAGCTAAGAGTTTCAAAGGCGGTGAGTCTCTGTACACTCAGGTTCTTGTCTGGAGTGCAGTCACGTTTCAACTGGGTGTTCTTGGGGCGACCGCGGTCTTGTTTCTGGCATCCACAGTCATGGCTGGAGTCCTTAACGCTGTGAGAGTTCCCATCACGAGCGTAGCCGCTGTTATATTGATGCATGATCCAATGAGTGGCTTCAAAATCCTGTCTTTGGTTTTGACGTTCTGGGGATTCAGCTCTTATATCTACGGGAGCTCGAGCTCGAACTCAAGTACTCaagcttcctcttcttcatcctaATATGCGAGCTTTTCCACTGTCTCCATTCCTTGAAGTAAATTATTCCTTGAGTGTGATCAAATACCATTCGTGTAAGATAAGATTATGTTCCGGGTCAAGTTGTAGTTGCAAGGTCTTATTATCTCTTTGTGCAACAAGTTTTATGTGAAGCAAGAAGGTTTGATATAGAGGTTAACGCAAACAAGcttatatatacaacaatgGGAAACAGCAAAACATTGGAAAAAGGTAAAGAGATAAAACTTTCAAGGGAAAAAGAACATTGTTGTAGAGATTCAGAAAGTGATGTTTCACTGGTTAGATTTTGGTTCAATATCTTTAAGAAGACCAACTACTTGCTGCATACTTGGCCGCTTTGAAGGAAGATCAGCTGTGCAGAGGTAACCAATCTTGAGAGCTTCTTCCATCTGTTCTTCTGAGCCTGTCTCTTGGATTTTTGGATCAATAGCTTTTGATGCTTGATTCTTCCTAACTAAACTTCTAACCCAACTCACCAAGTTAGTATCTTTCTCATCAAGATAATCATCTTCAATCGGCTTTTTCCCTGTCATGAGTTCAAACAGAACAACTCCAAAGCAATAGACGTCAGATTTCGGTGTTGGCAGCTCGTGTTCGGGTTGCAAGAACTCAGGAGGGAGATAACCAGGTGAGCCATGAATAATCTCATCGTCCAAACCATTTCCAAAAACTTTGgctaaaccaaaatcagatAATCTTGGTTCCCAGTTCTGGTCAAGATAAACACTACTAGCTTTCACATCCCTATGGATTATTGGCGGTGAACAACCGTGGTGAAGGAAAGCTAATGCTCGGGCAGTTCCAAGTGCTATCTTGTGCCTAAACCGCCATGTCGCCACAGGGCCTTCAGTCCCTATGTTTTGGGTTCCATtgtcagtttcttcttcccatgTATCCGTGGTCCAATCATCTGTTGTCTGAACTCCAAATGGCAGATCATGAAGCAGGTTTTGCAAGTTACCGTTTTCCATGTACTCGTAAATGGCGATCCTTTGATCACCGGCTATGCAATATCCAGTTAATGGGACAAGATTTGGGTGCTTGATCCTTCCAAGAAACTCGAGCTCTCTAGCTGCTTCTTGGTCACTAAGAGTTGAGCCATGAACCAAAACTTTTACAGCTACATGTATCCCACCGGGGAGGAAACCTCGATAAACAGGACCAAATTTGCCGTCCGCTAAGAGAGTGTCTCTGTCGAAGTTGGAAGTTGCAGACAAGAGATCCGAAAACGTTATGTTCAACAATGGCTTCTCAAAGATAACCACAGGAACTGCATTTGCTTGCTTCACATCAGCCACCCATGTAGTGGAATCTGTTTGGAAAGAGAATGGACCTGAAATGCTTTGTTCCTCCTTTACTGAGAGATCTTTGGCTTCACCGGATTTAGTTTTCCTTCTGCAGCCAAATGCTACAAAAATCAATGCTCCTATGAGTAAACACATCGTAGAAAGCGTCACTGCTAAAGCCAGCTTAAGTCCTCCAGTGACTGATCTTTTTCTCTTGAAAAGTGCTGGGTTTGCAGCGATAGGGCAGCTATTTGTAGAACCAAAGAAGGATCTGTTCAGAGTTTCAGCTGAGAACTTTCCGGAACAAAATGTTAAGTTGTTGAAAGAGAAGTTGAATCTCTCCATCCAAGGGAGCTTCTCAA
It encodes the following:
- the PUP5 gene encoding purine permease 5 (purine permease 5 (PUP5); CONTAINS InterPro DOMAIN/s: Protein of unknown function DUF6, transmembrane (InterPro:IPR000620), Protein of unknown function DUF250 (InterPro:IPR004853); BEST Arabidopsis thaliana protein match is: purine permease 1 (TAIR:AT1G28230.1).), which encodes MTTFKDDNPQSNLSVRLLMDETTERPTVSFSYSNWISNIKKSTREAYEAKPFSHWILLFFSGAAMLIAFPASSLLSRLYFSNGGKSKWIISWVAVAGWPITCLILLPTYIFQKIKPTPLNTKLVLSYVVLGFLSAADNLMYAYAYAYLPASTSSLLASSSLAFSALFGYLIVKNPLNASVINSIVVITGAMAIIALDSSSDRYSYISNSQYFAGFFWDIMGSALHGLIFALSELLFVKLLGRRSFHVALEQQVMVSLTAFAFTTIGMVVSNDFQGMSHEAKSFKGGESLYTQVLVWSAVTFQLGVLGATAVLFLASTVMAGVLNAVRVPITSVAAVILMHDPMSGFKILSLVLTFWGFSSYIYGSSSSNSSTQASSSSS
- the PUP5 gene encoding purine permease 5 (purine permease 5 (PUP5); CONTAINS InterPro DOMAIN/s: Protein of unknown function DUF6, transmembrane (InterPro:IPR000620), Protein of unknown function DUF250 (InterPro:IPR004853); BEST Arabidopsis thaliana protein match is: purine permease 1 (TAIR:AT1G28230.1); Has 506 Blast hits to 495 proteins in 68 species: Archae - 4; Bacteria - 41; Metazoa - 16; Fungi - 40; Plants - 347; Viruses - 0; Other Eukaryotes - 58 (source: NCBI BLink).), producing MDETTERPTVSFSYSNWISNIKKSTREAYEAKPFSHWILLFFSGAAMLIAFPASSLLSRLYFSNGGKSKWIISWVAVAGWPITCLILLPTYIFQKIKPTPLNTKLVLSYVVLGFLSAADNLMYAYAYAYLPASTSSLLASSSLAFSALFGYLIVKNPLNASVINSIVVITGAMAIIALDSSSDRYSYISNSQYFAGFFWDIMGSALHGLIFALSELLFVKLLGRRSFHVALEQQVMVSLTAFAFTTIGMVVSNDFQGMSHEAKSFKGGESLYTQVLVWSAVTFQLGVLGATAVLFLASTVMAGVLNAVRVPITSVAAVILMHDPMSGFKILSLVLTFWGFSSYIYGSSSSNSSTQASSSSS
- a CDS encoding Leucine-rich repeat protein kinase family protein (Leucine-rich repeat protein kinase family protein; FUNCTIONS IN: protein serine/threonine kinase activity, protein kinase activity, ATP binding; INVOLVED IN: transmembrane receptor protein tyrosine kinase signaling pathway, protein amino acid phosphorylation; LOCATED IN: endomembrane system; EXPRESSED IN: 20 plant structures; EXPRESSED DURING: 11 growth stages; CONTAINS InterPro DOMAIN/s: Protein kinase, catalytic domain (InterPro:IPR000719), Leucine-rich repeat, typical subtype (InterPro:IPR003591), Leucine-rich repeat (InterPro:IPR001611), Serine-threonine/tyrosine-protein kinase (InterPro:IPR001245), Protein kinase-like domain (InterPro:IPR011009); BEST Arabidopsis thaliana protein match is: Leucine-rich repeat protein kinase family protein (TAIR:AT5G58150.1); Has 160590 Blast hits to 111718 proteins in 3143 species: Archae - 143; Bacteria - 16976; Metazoa - 54491; Fungi - 7303; Plants - 65091; Viruses - 227; Other Eukaryotes - 16359 (source: NCBI BLink).); its protein translation is MGLGLGFWGYALFLSLFLKQSHCQEPNTDGFFVSEFYKQMGLSSSQAYNFSAPFCSWQGLFCDSKNEHVIMLIASGMSLSGQIPDNTIGKLSKLQSLDLSNNKISALPSDFWSLNTLKNLNLSFNKISGSFSSNVGNFGQLELLDISYNNFSGAIPEAVDSLVSLRVLKLDHNGFQMSIPRGLLGCQSLVSIDLSSNQLEGSLPDGFGSAFPKLETLSLAGNKIHGRDTDFADMKSISFLNISGNQFDGSVTGVFKETLEVADLSKNRFQGHISSQVDSNWFSLVYLDLSENELSGVIKNLTLLKKLKHLNLAWNRFNRGMFPRIEMLSGLEYLNLSNTNLSGHIPREISKLSDLSTLDVSGNHLAGHIPILSIKNLVAIDVSRNNLTGEIPMSILEKLPWMERFNFSFNNLTFCSGKFSAETLNRSFFGSTNSCPIAANPALFKRKRSVTGGLKLALAVTLSTMCLLIGALIFVAFGCRRKTKSGEAKDLSVKEEQSISGPFSFQTDSTTWVADVKQANAVPVVIFEKPLLNITFSDLLSATSNFDRDTLLADGKFGPVYRGFLPGGIHVAVKVLVHGSTLSDQEAARELEFLGRIKHPNLVPLTGYCIAGDQRIAIYEYMENGNLQNLLHDLPFGVQTTDDWTTDTWEEETDNGTQNIGTEGPVATWRFRHKIALGTARALAFLHHGCSPPIIHRDVKASSVYLDQNWEPRLSDFGLAKVFGNGLDDEIIHGSPGYLPPEFLQPEHELPTPKSDVYCFGVVLFELMTGKKPIEDDYLDEKDTNLVSWVRSLVRKNQASKAIDPKIQETGSEEQMEEALKIGYLCTADLPSKRPSMQQVVGLLKDIEPKSNQ